aaagagaagaaatacgtaggagtgaaaagattagctgctaggagaactgagtggagagctgcgtcaaaccaatcctaggattgttgaccagtgatgatgatgaaatcaactattaactacttacattcaaatgctagcgcgattacacttccattatcatttcaacattaattagtttcaatccaagatcacgactttttggccattctctacgatatagtaaatataatgactgcagcatctcccggcgagcattagcataatggattacgttatcacacatcggaaagtaatacaacactttccccataactttaccataatacgagtactttattataatattatctattggcgaagcgaagtacttagctttgaactgcatccattttatgttttcgttgtttgttattgttatttcaaatactccgcagacgacgcattcttggaCAGAAATGTGTCGAaagatttcattggctcttcagatttctcaatgataccaacctcacgcgctcgtacctgtatgatacgcgcgatgacggtggcttacatgatcgcgtgatacagcggaacgtgataggagaacgtgatggtcatctctcgccgtcgtcgctgtcacatttacataatcagggcgcagCATTGATCGTgcaacctctgaaaaatctcttccaTCCTATCCCTGCTATCTTCCtgtgaattactgaaaccgcaccaatattttatgataacccagCATATTATAATATATTCTCCGTTGATTGCAATCTATCGTAAAACTTCCGCAGAACAGACTTAATTTGGGTAGTGTAAGCGGCGCCACTTGAGTTTGCCGCCGGCTCACAGGACGTGACACCGGATGGTCATTAAGACGTCTCATGGTACTTTAATGTCTAGACGTAGGCACTTAAAAATAAGTGCCTACGTAGGAGCCATACCGCCATCAGCACCTTTGCAGGAAGCTGGGTGGTCACGTGGATAAAGCTACGGCGTTATGACGCCGTACGCAGGAACGCAGTCGGTGACGTATATTTAAGTCCGAAGGGCGGGCATTCGCGCGTCTCAATGTGTTACGGAATCACAATAATCTTcttatagtaaataaaaatatctgttataatatttcctggagtttaggtcaatgtattttacgaaaacaagttatagccaacgtttcgatcaTCATCAGAGATTGTAATGAAGGACTTCAAATCATGGAAGATGGCTATATTGTTTGGTTAAGAAAAACTACTGAAAAGTGGAATTTCCCAAAGAAAAACTGTGGATCCCTAGTTTTAAATTACTTATCCTAGCCTTTCTTTGATAGTAGGGATAGGAtggaagagatttttcagaggctgtccAATCTAAGTATGCTTGAGTACCTTGAGGAGGGctcttcaagtaaaaaaaaaaaaattatatgattaatCAGAGTGTATAAAAggcattgacctaaactccaggaaatattataacatgtattaatcgaggtcaagataagaagagaaaaaaaatgataataaaaatatcttcactgAATGACTTGTTCCGCTAATCTTTTGGAGTGTCATCCCAAAAACCCCGCGCTAACTATAGAAAACGGGGAAATTGAGCTCTACCGCCTCAAAGATGCAATATGAAGACTTACGATCGTGCCTTGGAAGTgcctttttttctttagctccccGAGGAGGGCCAAATTGATTGCCGAAATACGTATTGGGCATGCTCCTCGTACCCTTCTGACCATTGATTACGCTCTTGTTTGAACTTTTTTCTCTTGGAATATTGAAGCCATCCGTGGGTGAGCGAAATGTGTGAGACTGTTTCCCTAGTGCGTGTGAGTATATCTTTCAACAACTAGGCATCCTTCGCAGCGTCTCTACCATCgcgggcgtacccagcgagggacgggagggggggggggggcagtgctcccccctagaagcaaaaatcggaaaaGTCTTTTGGCAAAATCAGTaccgaattgaaacgaaagtattcaacaaattttctttgaacccacgaaaaatgatatttgttaGTATAAGATTTGTAACTAAAATAAACCTAAACAAtaaaaggtatggtactttttcatacaatttatttaatacgatcggtttcgtcgcagaggcgacatcttcaggtacagaaatcgtttttttttattgttattttgttttttgttgtttttttttgttctgtacctgaagatgtcgcctctgcgacgaaaccgatcgtcttaaataaattgtatgaaaaagtaccatacctttcATTGTTTGTAATGGATTTTCactaagttaagcctgaaacaatcgagtttaaaataaacctatttttttcaaggaaataatcacataaactaataaagcgctgctataattttctttaaatgttggtttcattcaccttttccatgttaaaatgtcacaacttgccTTGCCCGCGCCTAGACCATGGGTTCCCCCCCTAGTtacgatcctgggtacgcccttgtctccTACCCTGTGAAGAATCCCTTGTTGCAGTCCAAGAGGCCTTAGTTTGGGTCCATGCAACCATCACAAGTGATCTTGTTGTGGTTGCTTTtatgcttgtgtgtgtgtgtgcttgtaAGTGAGTTTTGCTTTTCCATTTGAGAGACTGGAATTTGATCCCTGTGGTGTAATTCTACCTCTTCCCTTGTACCAACCCAGTGATAATTTGTTTGCAAGGTGGGCGAGCGTTGGGAGACATTAGACGGGGAAATTGAGATGTATGGTCTCAATGGAGACTTTCGACCGTGCGTTGGAAGTGCACTTCTTTCCCTCCAGTTCGCTGAAGAGGGCCACATAGTTTGCCAAAACAAGCATTTTGATCACGCTCTTGCATATAGGCCGTACAACTAGGCATCCTTAGCAGGGTCTCCCCTGCCCTGCGAAGAGTCCCTGCTAGTAGACTAATAAGCCATagtgaagaacacaaatggttatttccacacttttttaattcaacattcgacaccgaccatagtttcaactcattgtgtaattttcaaggtcCTCTACTCTAAAATTTTGCAATAGAGGATGTCATACATTTTCAATTGaccatgaaaatgacacaatgtgttcaAACCATGGTCAGTGTTGAGTGTGGActtaaaaaagtggaaattacaatttgtgtTACCATTTGTGTGTGTCCTTCATCGGCCTCGCGCGTCGATCTCACGTGGTTCCGAGTTATTGACTCTGTATTGAGCGATTCTTTCCCTCGGAAAGCTTTCCTCACCGAATGAGTAAACGAACCATAACTCTGgtgacgtcatcgactcatgTAGAGCGGGTGGTGACTTTCGCATCTTTTTCCATTTAGAAAACAATATGGAAATGGCTTAGTGAGGATTGCAGGTTTTTCCTCGTAACTTATTATCCCCTACTGTCTACCCAGCATTACTATTATGGATacagcgaacttccacaaaatcaagcctgaaattattttaaacgaacTATAGTTTAGTACGGCGATATAATGTGGCCATTTTAGTCGGTTCTTTTCATATTAAAGCttaatttggttttaaaaaatcccaCCAAAACCCCCGTTTCCCCACAGGTACAGTCCGTCAGCGCTGGCGCTGGGGGCCCTGAAGGTGAAGCAACTGGAGGCGGAAGCCGAAGCAGAGGAAGCGGCGGAGGCGGCGGCCGAAGAGGAGGCCGCGGAGGAGGCGGAGGCTGCCGCAGAGGAGGCGGAGGCGAGGCGATTCCTGTCCGCCGGGGGCGGAGGTCCTCTGGGCCAAGTGGGGCCTCGCGGCGGTCACCCAATGACCCGGGACCGAGAGTATCTCCAGCACAGCTCCCTCTGGGGAGGACACCAGTATGGACACGCAACCGGTGAGAATAATGCGCTCAGTCTTCAACTTTTTTAAACTGAGCTGTAAAAAAACAGCAGTGCCTTCTACGTGCCCCATTCTAAAAATTTGCACTAGAGGGTgtcatacttttttcaatacgTCGCCTGTTTCTCGAACTATTTCGCGCTAATAAAATTACGACCGCCTTAACCCTTCcgcagaaaagttgatgacgtcacgaacgcATGTCGAGCGGCTCAATGCCTCTCTGCCCTTCCTCGGCCTCGCGCGTCGATCTCACTTGGTTCCGAGTTATTGAGTCTGTAGTGAGCGATTCATTCCCTCGGAAAGCTTTTCTCTCCGAGTGAGTGAATAAACCATTCCTCAGGTGACGTCATAGACTCATGTAAAGCGGGTGGTGACTTTCgcattttttccatttagaaAACAATATGGAAATGGCTTAATGAGGATTGTAGGTTTTTCCTCGCAACTTATCATTCCCTACTATCTACCCAACTCTTTTTAACGAATTGCTATCTCAGGACTGAGTAAAATGAGATGAGTGAGGACGATTGAATAGTTCTGAATTGAATGAGACTAAATGGGCTGAGTTAGGAACCTCCCAAGTACAAAAGCATGTCAGGATGTTAGAATCACATTGGGCGACGCGGAGGATATTCCTCAGAAGAAAGAAgcattgataaataaatgaaaaatcatgttgGGGGTGACTACGTTAAGCTATGCTGTGATTGGTAAGCGGCTACTTCTTGAATGACGTGGATGAAGGTGGAATCGGAGAATATTATCCATTTATGTTTCATGGAAAAAGTTAACTACTTCCTTACACACTGCAATATCACGGTCTTTGGGTTGAAGCTGCGTCGAGTTTTCACATACTTGACCGACGCGACGTTTCCGAAGGGATGCAGACTCCATCTTCTGGGCACACCAAGCGATCAACTGGTGACTGGTAAGGTTACTTATTTTTAGTGACCATTAATTCCTTAGACGACCTCTCGATAGGCGGTTGAGATTTTTCATGTTGAAAGCTTTGGTTGTACATCTTCGTTGGCCATTGATTAATCTGGTATTAGGGTACTTCTCCAGAAACCTAGCAATTAAAGTTTGTGCATATtatagggtaatacttttatgaCTATGATGAGTATTTTGATTTTGGTACTTGTGCCTGTAGATGGCTTAATATCTGAAACGCATTGTACATTAAACAGATGAAAATCCCAAGAAGACTCCATGTTACctttttgtgtaatatttgtaGGGAGTACAtttcaattccaaattttcaaCTTCAAATGCAAAAGAATGATCCTCGGAAAATAGGAAAGTCAACACCGGTACGAACCAATGTTTTCTTCTTCACAACTTATCAACCCCAAAGTCGCACCAAATTACCGTAAGTTAAGCTGTTTTGAATGAAGAATATGGCGTGTCAAGTGAGATAAAtgttgtgcaaaaattccacggaggaaaaaacattcgccttgaccgggaatcgaacctggaCCCCTGGTTCTCCTGTCGAGTGCCTAAGCCAGTTAAGCTAGCAAGTTCGTGCTTAGCTCTTCGGCTGTGGCACAGTGCGTACGATTTGGGCTGCTAGtcacataatatgctcagcagtccagataACCTTTTCCAGCATAATGTAACAATTTCCACAGGGTGGAATGGCCCGGAtcgggtgatccgggttcgaattccggtcaagacgaatgattttttcctctgtgaaattttcgctCAATATATGTGCGCAGTGCGGGTGAATCCGTAAAGccatcgccgtggctagtcccggtgtacttaaatcaGATGAATCTCTCCCGTGGTCTGCAGGTGGTGGACCCGTTCCGGGTAAGATGCGTCTGAAACCGACTGGTGTTGGCAGCGGCCGACCTGACTCGAAGAGCGACGCCGTATTGCCTGCTTACTGCAACCCTCCGAATCCGTGCCCCATCGGATACACGGGTGAGTGTCGGGTTTACccatcttcttctttttttatcctcAACCCAAAGGGTGGTGGGCAACCAAGTGTTTAATATTCGCGCCCAAAGTGGGTTTTCATTtatggcctaaagagggcagtgagggatTTGCCCCTTAATCCGACACCTGTCGGAATTTTTGTGCGGTATCGAATGCTTTCCTGGGCCCATGAGGCTACGAACCCGGCCTCACTCACCGTCGTACCGACCAACGAGTATCACCGTTATCATCAAGGCGCCTGAAGGTGTAGACTCTAGCCTGGAGacctggggtaagtcactcagtgctctcGTGGAGGccaattatctttttttcatacAATCCACTTTTCTTTCGTGTTAATTATGAAATTTCCGGCTTATCTGAAGCTCTCTCGAATTCCGCCCAAATTGCGGACGgaaccagggatgccgacttacaaaaaatattggggggaccaaTCGAAGGGGGGACCGGGTATCTTGTCCCAAGAAATTGTATAAtaagtgagtttttttttaattttttaagtattatagactattcatatgatcaacataagaaccctgataactcgaatctcgatatgtggacactccgggaaaaatcaacaagcctgaaacattttttccttacacccataacgaacttttgaggggcctcgggccccctcagggctcatggagttggcgccactggacGGAACGAGAAACACCAAATTTATTCTTTCTATAGCCAGTCTTTTAAGAGCATTGTATCTTCTTCCGGCAAAGATGGAAGGGAGTTAATTAAGAGTATGTCAAGCAAAAAAGCTACTAtcaagaagaaaagaaaacttaCCTGATATCAAATAATGTTTCTTTATCAACCCGGaaaattaacgtaaaaaaatatatttggagtATTTGAACCCATGGCTCAGAAACTTGGACAATAGGGTCGTGCCGGAAGAGGCCCTCGACCACTCCTTCCATTAGGGTTGTCATCCTCGTGCAGTGACGTAGAAAGTGGACAACTAATACGTTTCTTCTTTTGCCAACTGAATTTAGCAGTAGTCACCCCTTCCTCATTGGTTGTTGTAGGTCCACGTTGGTAACCAAgcaatgtttaattttcatttcatgcatCACATTTCAAAGACTAGCGTTTTCGTCTCTGCTTATGTCAGATTCCAAGTTTCTGAGTCGTGGGTTCACATGCTCCAATCGCATCTTATAACTGAAAATTTTTGCATGACTGATAACTTCAGAATTTACTTTGTGatacctctccatattggaaatgaagaaataaaaatttgtaagctTCACTATttattaagttaggaaaaataacaatatttgccTTCTACGacttaagttttcttggatactTCACTATTACTTAAACCActactttttttatataaatatgtttaaaatcaagggaggaaatatgaaaataaagagcaacgttgttCCTCATACATTTGACTGCCacccaagaagacagcgttttctcctactatcggcgtcaaaataatgtgccgctgtactttgcaaatttatatcttggcTAAAGAGATAAagcaaggatccatttaaaggttgtcaggccaccGTATAAAGTTGGACttatgtgcaccacaggggaaaggggtgtttgagggaaagtcaaacccaaagttgtccaaagaatgtgcagttctatgttgctctttcccagttaaaaccaaatagaaattggattgggatgatattttcaccacgggttccagtgatagtgagagtgcaggtgatcatggtcatcgtcgaaggtcatccctctaggatttccgataggtacggaatttttaagtgacaaccgatcgcaatgacgatgagctcgcctttagagtaggtttcagatatatcgtgagaaaagctcccaaaatgtattaaagactctgtttggaaaacatgcacattttaatgctaatttaggaagtatttcatttcaaaagtaacttattaacacctgaagacgttgtgtttattatattgatcgaagtgcgattgaccgattctttctgcagaataggaagtggcttcggggtttttagtcacaagatggtagattgttttggaagttcgtctatattatcgctacttaattgaaacattgattgtctggcttcctcagagcttcctgtcgccctccaggcaaggtatttttaagttgaaagtatcatcgacagcttcgaggtggaaataagttcaccataagactctaccggactgccaaaagaatacacatttcacatgagtatacgctttcgacAATATtttacgcaagtctcactttgttatgaactataaaacattacagatgcacatcagctacctttccatttctcggcatcgactttccgagccgacgaagtctacagtttcactaaaatgccctgttatcatgatggaatcagtaacaggaagcttgctaggatcagcgtaagaataaccatatgccttcatctttacgcaatctatcgctttcaatggaggagaaatagatcaaataatagccctgaagtcactatgaacaactccgatacgtctgcacttcaataaatgaatcataaccacgccgtcgcatgtattcaattatgcaacctatactatggccgtgccgccgtgcctcgtactgaactatgacgtcacttttctaccagccaatcatcgggcgttttcgcttctcacttgaatttgaaaattttcgtgaactttgatgcattaaatatcgcaaaccacgtcataaaataataaaaaaactttcaccgaggtatgcaaacatatatttttatataattttggggctattgattatatctgaaatatatgcaagttccctattgctgaggccttaactttgtagaattccgttttaagttaggaaaaacaaaaaagtttGCTTTCTAAAACTTAACCTTTAATCTTCAACTACTTTCGATACACTATCATTTTCAAAACTAGTCCCGCGTAATCtctatttcaatcaattttagaAAAATCTCTGAAACACAAGTTTTGAAAATCATACAGTGTATCTTAACTAGCCTACGATTAAAGGTAAAATCGTAGAATTATTGAAattcaggacagcactctgataaacgaatatctttacccatccttttcctaTTCTGgggtccgttttaaaattcatctctttctccgttaggtgaccagttaacaataataagataaatacatcatattTACGCCTGAAGATAATTATTACTCATCGTAACCCGGGTGTCGTTATGTATATAAAAATGTAGTGGTTTAAATAATTGTGAAGTATCAAAGAAAACTCAAGTCGTAGAAggcaaattttgtaatttttcctaacttaataCATTTCCTTGTTTTTGCCGTGGATAACGTGCTCTGGCAACCACACTCATTGTGAAAGCGGAAAACGTAGAATTCCGGAGTACTACCATTGTTGCAGTGAAACTACAATGTTTTAGTGTtttattaagtttgtagcgtgtcagtctgtctgcatttcTCGCAGCCACACTTcagggtctatctcagtcgtaccaagtaCTGCAGTGGTATGGGTTGGTGCGTTCGATGCTGAATCGCTGTACACACATTTTAAACTCGGTTCCTGAGCTGTAGCTTGAGATTACGCAAAGCTGTGGGAAATAAACGTGCATAAACGGATCAAAAACTGCCTGCCCAcaaaataggagaaataaggtGCAACACTTTGACAGGCAAAAGTGCCACAACGATAGACGACAAGGCAACGACCGGTAGGGCAGtagagtcaacctggctgtggaatAGGCAGGCTAGTTGGCACTGTTAGTCTGAAttcgttatgtaatttacctaTTTAACCCATTGTTTGCAATGCGTTACAGAATAGCATAGAGAATAGAATCGAATCTGAAAATGCAGTATTATGTGACATAGTGGGAAGgaatttatgatgaaattttttgacaTTAGATTGTTTTTCATGATTTAAACATTGATCTAAGTTATGAGCATGCAAAAGTATAATACGAGGTTTTAGGCgggatggagtggaaacggaacattaGGAAGAAGCAAAagcaaatttccacaaattttatatttattttacgaccggtttcgcttacagcatcaacGGGTACGCCAGGATGTAAGCGAAACCGGCCgtaaaataaataccaatttctgaaaatttgctcCTGGCGTACCTgttgatgctgtaagcgaaaccggtcataaaataaacataaaatttgtggaaatctGCTCCTGCTTCTTCACAATGCAAAAGTAAGTCCACTTGCCCATATAGGTGGTAAGTAAGGCCATTGAAGCTGAACATTGCGTAAGGTTGCGGGcaaaaaacggaccaaaaacagccttcCCACAAAAACCGAATTCATCATCCTGGAATTGGATCAGGCAGGTTGGCACTGCTATGGTCGTTACCTAGTGGCCGTGTCTTTTCAGAGTCCGACGGGTGTCTCGAGACCTTCGAGAACACGGCTTCCTTCAGCCGGGACTTCCAGGCCAACCAGGACTGCATGTGCGACTCGGAGCATATGTTCAAGTGCCCCGGATCCCGAGACGACGGCAGCGGGGACTCGTCCTCTGCGGCTGCGGCGGCGGCCGGTGCCGCGATGGTCGGTGGTGGATCCGGCGGCGCCGGCGACGACGCCATCGGAAGCGGAGGAATGGTAAGGGAGGATTGAGGTAGCGCCCTTTGCTCTCCGCGGTCCATGAAGTACGGTGGTGGTAAAATGGGGATATACAGTACAACTCACATTTAACGGATTTTAGGGGACCatcattctatttatttttaaacggtATTTCGTTACATCCATAATAAAAGATTTTGTTAAATGTACCACAGTATTGCCTTCTAATTgccgttttatttttatcatgatcatCAACGTATAAAAAACGCCGTATGAGTCTATAgtggaaattataaatatattcggatataaatcAACATTTGTCGCATGATTGGACAAGCTGCGGCATTAGAACCAgtaaaaattaataggaatcctATACGGCGAGTTCATTTTTGTCGTATGATGCTCCATAGATaccttttttccttaatttttaacttttaacgaTATCCTATGACAATTTAGGCTTCTTGTACACACACCGAGGTCGTTAACAAAATCGGCCGTCCACGTTTCAATAGTGAACCATTGgagggcatgggagcttgcatACTGACCGACTGGTTCCGATAAAAAGCCAGTTGATCACGACAAGCAAGCAAGTGATCTTTTGCCGGTAAATATTCGGCGTATGTGTAAGCTCCACTGATAAAATATCGCCCGGATTTTTAatggccgtccaaaatcggtgtgtttGGAAGGAGACTTGCAAACTGTCTCAAATGGAAGTGACATCTAGCGGTCGTCGCCgagtttaaaaataaaggagCATAGAATCTCCAAATTCCGAAACTATTAACGCGGCGATGACTGATAGATCTCCTCcctaataaataatttatcataatatGAGATCGTTGTTCTTCGCCATCAAGTGGACGGAAATCAAGTTAGCATGTTCATTGGCGATTTCGATAACGCCCCAAGTTTTAATTCTGTCCAAAGTCCCGAGAAtgacttttttttgtttcttcgATAACTTGATTGAATTTCTGTTCTCAAACTGCCTCGTGATAGCGACAGCTCCCACGCACAGATATTGCACTCGTTTGAACTACTTGACGGAGAAGACATTATCATTTCAACTTAATCAGCATTATCTTTAGGCTGTGAGATAAAATGGACTTTCCTGAATATCAGTCTCGGAAATTCTTTGGAATACGATTTTCGAAACTAcctatgttttaaaaaaatgaagaatttactaTTGCATCGGAGTGGATAGTATTTAATTTATGCAGAATCTCGACAGTAGAGGTCGCTTTGCGCCTTGAACTCTTTATTACGGGTAATATTCGgatattcaaagaaatgttttgGTAGTAATGAAATGTCCATATTTATCTATCATCTACACATGTATACATAaatgaggatgtctgtttgtctgtccgctatgcgtttaaATACgactgcacggattgcaaccaaagtttgtaCATAGGCGCAACTAATGCTCCCAAAGAACATAGTCCTACTTTTGGTTGTGTACAACGCGTCTTtttcgtcattttctcattacagtttgttacgtcacgtcattcaaCTTATGTGGTTGGACATCCTTCCGGGTAGGCACATCTCTTCACATGGTCAATATGAAAACCTAACTCCAagaattctacacttaactattaatcctttTGGTGAAAACCCTTTTGCTGTTGTATGCGTTCTCTCGACGTTTTTCGTCAGCGCACGCACGGGCACAATAATCAATTTTGTAGAGCGGAGTATGAGCGGATCCCATGcacggtatacggaaatcgtttttttttcgttgctgttaaatatgtataccatcattagagatacgtgaaaatcgcactttcatttttattttattgcactttcaataacagtctATCGCATTGTGTAGcgtctattatttattttcataatgaggtaggtgacgataaaatgtagtgaaacacagttatatgacaaatacggaatattttaataattatgttgtagaacattaataaattaatgagtaagacatatagtggcggaggtgtagcttgcccgcgcccacttgtagttcgcggccacgtagagtcccatcGAACTACTCGTAGTaactggccagtcgctcacatgctttaagcggtgagtgtcagcGGACTGACTGCGATCGGTACAAAATATACGAATTTTGCTGCCAAAAAGGCAAGTAGgcgtaaaaatatcgtaaaagtccagtcatcgcatctatgccgcatttatcgcatttacgactttcacgcatctc
The DNA window shown above is from Ischnura elegans chromosome 4, ioIscEleg1.1, whole genome shotgun sequence and carries:
- the LOC124157441 gene encoding uncharacterized protein LOC124157441, which translates into the protein MLALRVAAFALIATFVAVPVRGFLPQAKLDGASNDALFGDDLLRQVVERMGQDLAEAAADAYLDIPSPQRQQLRGYSPSALALGALKVKQLEAEAEAEEAAEAAAEEEAAEEAEAAAEEAEARRFLSAGGGGPLGQVGPRGGHPMTRDREYLQHSSLWGGHQYGHATGGGPVPGKMRLKPTGVGSGRPDSKSDAVLPAYCNPPNPCPIGYTESDGCLETFENTASFSRDFQANQDCMCDSEHMFKCPGSRDDGSGDSSSAAAAAAGAAMVGGGSGGAGDDAIGSGGMVEQHKTLVAKKFHVKKDSNPFLRGEKLPVAAKKGINVGY